A single region of the Salvia splendens isolate huo1 chromosome 18, SspV2, whole genome shotgun sequence genome encodes:
- the LOC121776909 gene encoding aspartic proteinase CDR1-like, translating into MAKPLKTIIFISYVTLFSSLSKCKSDPLANTTTTKGFSTDLIHRDSPDSPLSDPSLSPWQRLAQAKQRSLARASIFTDRLMQRKSIESTINGVHGTYLIRFSIGTPPHHTIAVMDTGSELIWTQCEPCTKCMKQLFPVFSPVSSTTYKDVRCDSPRCGTFGRASVCDKRREKCVYNVLYGDNSYSSGTVATETFTFAESRGGALHYFNNIQFGCGHDNYFHFASTIPSGIVGLSGGKSSLLSQFGYDSFSYCLTTYEDRKKGSKLHFGEDADVTGRTMVWTPMTEMNVPDLYFVTLEAISMGNKRIEYHNPALLEGGNIVMDSGTVLTVLPVNFYDDVEVAIANSISQRAVRDYKDWRLCYSDPFVMPKITVHFKKADVEWKHENVFIRVSPDYECLALLPKEGLPIYGNVAQANYLVGFDIRNKRVLFKPTQCGV; encoded by the exons atGGCCAAACCCCTAAAGAcaatcatcttcatttcttaTGTCACTCTATTCTCCTCCCTTTCCAAATGCAAATCCGACCCCTTAGCAAATACGACCACCACCAAAGGCTTCTCCACCGATCTCATCCACCGAGACTCCCCCGACTCCCCCCTCTCCGATCCTTCACTATCGCCTTGGCAGCGCCTCGCCCAGGCCAAGCAACGATCCCTAGCCCGCGCGAGCATCTTCACTGACCGGCTCATGCAACGAAAGTCGATTGAATCAACCATCAACGGCGTCCACGGAACATACCTCATCCGATTCTCCATCGGCACTCCTCCCCACCACACGATCGCCGTCATGGACACCGGCAGCGAGCTCATATGGACGCAGTGCGAGCCCTGCACGAAGTGCATGAAGCAGCTGTTCCCAGTCTTCAGCCCGGTATCCTCCACGACGTACAAGGATGTGCGGTGCGACTCCCCACGCTGCGGCACGTTCGGGCGCGCGTCCGTGTGCGACAAGAGGCGGGAGAAGTGCGTCTACAACGTGCTCTACGGCGACAATTCTTACTCCAGCGGCACCGTCGCTACGGAGACGTTCACTTTTGCAGAGAGTAGGGGTGGAGCGTTGCATTATTTCAACAACATCCAGTTCGGATGCGGACATGACAACTACTTCCATTTTGCAAGCACCATTCCATCTGGAATTGTGGGGCTCTCCGGTGGAAAATCCTCACTGCTTAGTCAATTTGGTTACGACAG TTTCTCCTATTGCCTCACAACATACGAAGATCGTAAAAAGGGGAGCAAGCTGCATTTCGGCGAAGACGCTGATGTCACCGGCAGAACAATGGTGTGGACGCCGATGACCGAGATGAACGTCCCGGATTTGTACTTTGTGACCCTGGAAGCGATCAGCATGGGCAACAAGCGGATCGAATACCACAACCCCGCGCTGCTCGAAGGAGGGAACATCGTCATGGACTCGGGGACCGTGTTGACCGTTCTTCCGGTAAATTTCTACGACGACGTGGAGGTGGCGATAGCAAACTCGATCAGTCAAAGGGCTGTGCGGGATTACAAGGACTGGCGGCTGTGCTACTCTGACCCGTTTGTGATGCCGAAGATAACGGTGCATTTTAAAAAGGCGGATGTGGAGTGGAAGCATGAGAATGTTTTTATCAGAGTGAGTCCGGATTATGAGTGCTTGGCGCTGCTGCCCAAGGAAGGCTTGCCTATTTACGGTAACGTTGCGCAGGCCAACTACTTGGTGGGATTTGATATTAGAAATAAGCGTGTCTTATTTAAGCCCACTCAGTGTGGAGTGTAG